A window of the Archocentrus centrarchus isolate MPI-CPG fArcCen1 chromosome 17, fArcCen1, whole genome shotgun sequence genome harbors these coding sequences:
- the LOC115795992 gene encoding uncharacterized protein LOC115795992 isoform X2, with protein sequence MSPQRSNSRPKASKKNTQKSPTPKEEFVQRWLRGQSQRLRKAKTGDGIGCTGRGKKCDIFDLINNAQDEECVGGEDGGKAVEITDQGLDDSEEYCVSVCNSTESGPSLYLANTRKPRPSQNLCSACRKLYQKAKKIKTPVINKVLDNDPKSLTCDQWVLTKKWTPQRLPNARGKLLSHVTKLKNACAKQSELCVGGSSTCSRPHTFLHRNLRRCIKVKKERKRKRNRRKRPRDDSQGSRVAKQQRLHGNTPIRINCVDVEPNSHQEGSSQGNTDVTVEAMTSSVTWKTTKPNSASSQRASKKMGGFRKLLAELRSKSSIIRETR encoded by the exons ATGAGTCCCCAGCGTTCCAACAGTCGGCCAAAGGCCTCCAAGAAGAACACCCAGAAAAGTCCCACGCCAAAAGAAGAATTTGTCCAGCGTTGGCTGAGAGGTCAGAGCCAGAGGCTGAGAAAGGCCAAAACTGGTGACGGCATCGGTTGCACAGGTCGAGGGAAGAAGTGTGACATCTTCGACTTAATCAACAACGCTCAGGATGAGGAGTGTGTTGGTGGAGAGGATGGGGGAAAGGCTGTAGAGATAACTGATCAAGGACTGGATGATTCGGAGGAGTACTGTGTCTCTGTTTGCAACAGCACAGAATCTGGCCCCTCTCTTTATCTCGCCAATACCAGAAAACCGAGGCCTTCGCAGAACCTGTGCTCAGCCTGTCGGAAGCTCTATCAGAAGGCAAAGAAGATAAAAACACCAGTCATAAACAAAGTGCTGGACAATG ATCCCAAGTCTCTGACATGTGACCAGTGGGTGCTGACCAAAAAGTGGACACCTCAAAGGCTGCCTAATGCAAGAGG GAAGCTTTTGAGCCATGTAACAAAGCTGAAGAATGCCTGTGCGAAACAAAGTGAGCTATGTGTGGGAGGATCCTCCACCTGTTCAAGGCCACACACTTTCCTCCATAG GAACCTCAGACGGTGCATTAAAGTgaaaaaggagaggaagaggaagaggaacaggaggaagagACCAAGAGACGATTCCCAGGGTTCCCGTGTCGCTAAGCAGCAGCGTCTCCATGGCAACACTCCCATCAGGATCAACTGCGTGGATGTTGAGCCAAACAGCCACCAAGAAGGCAGCAGCCAAGGGAACACGGATGTGACTGTTGAGGCGATGACCTCCTCTGTGACATGGAAAACTACTAAACCAAACAGTGCGTCCAGTCAGAGGGCATCAAAGAAGATGGGTGGATTCAGAAAGTTGCTGGCTGAGCTGCGGAGCAAGAGCAGCATCATCAGAGAAACGCGTTAG
- the mcm6 gene encoding DNA replication licensing factor MCM6, giving the protein MDVATATAENAGAMVKDELAEKCQKLFQAFLEEFQTGDGEVKYVREAEELIRPERNTLLVSFTDLEGFNQELATTIQEEYYRVYPYLCRAVRNFARDHGNVPLNKEFYMAIEDLPTRHKIRELSSMRIGSLVRISGQVVRTHPVHPELVSGTFLCLDCQAVIKDVPQQFKYSPPTICRNPVCNNRSRFHLDTHKSKFIDFQKVRIQETQAELPRGSIPRSLEIILRAEAVETAQAGDRCDFTGTLIVVPDVSQLSTPGVRAETSTRVAGGPQGFDSEGLRGLKALGVRELSYRLAFLACNVAPTNPRFGGKELREEEQTAESIKSQMTEKEWEKVFEMSQDKNLYHNLCTSLFPTIHGNDEVKRGILLMLFGGVPKTTMEGTSLRGDINVCIVGDPSTAKSQFLKHVEEFSPRAVYTSGKASSAAGLTAAVVRDEESHEFVIEAGALMLADNGVCCIDEFDKMDIKDQVAIHEAMEQQTISITKAGVKATLNARTSILAAANPVSGRYDRSKSLKQNVNLTAPIMSRFDLFFILVDECNEVTDYAIARRIVDLHSRVEESVDRLYSLDEIRRYLLFARQFKPKISSESEEFIVEQYKRLRQRDGSGGVSKSAWRITVRQLESMIRLSEAMARMHCCDEVQPKHVKEAFRLLNKSIIRVETPDVNLEPEEELEEEEEQQQEEGNNIPNGVNGHVDGVDGLANGINGHVDGVNGHAEPSGQPKPSLRLSFAEYKRISNLLVLHLRRAEDAEEEEDLKKSSVVNWYLKEIESEIDSEEELINKKGLIEKVIHRLVHYDHILIQLSQAGLKGSESASTEEEAVLVVNPNYILED; this is encoded by the exons ATGGATGTCGCCACAGCCACCGCGGAGAATGCCGGGGCGATGGTGAAGGACGAGCTGGCTGAGAAGTGCCAGAAGTTATTCCAGGCTTTCTTAGAGGA ATTTCAGACCGGGGATGGGGAGGTGAAGTATGTCCGGGAGGCCGAGGAGCTGATCAGGCCTGAGAGAAACACTCTGCTGGTAAGCTTCACTGACTTGGAGGGCTTCAACCAGGAACTGGCCACAACCATCCAGGAGGAGTACTACAG AGTGTATCCCTACCTCTGCAGAGCAGTACGCAACTTTGCTCGGGATCATGGGAATGTTCCTCTCAACAAAGAGTTCTACATGGCTATAGAAGATCTGCCCACCAGACACAA GATCCGTGAGTTGTCTTCCATGCGTATTGGTAGCCTGGTGAGAATCAGCGGTCAGGTGGTGAGGACGCACCCAGTCCACCCTGAACTG GTGAGCGGTACCTTCCTGTGCTTGGACTGCCAGGCGGTGATCAAAGATGTCCCTCAGCAGTTCAAATACTCCCCTCCGACCATCTGCAGAAACCCCGTCTGCAACAACCGCTCCCGCTTCCACCTCGACACACACAAATCCAAGTTCATCGACTTTCAGAAG GTGCGTATCCAGGAGACGCAGGCGGAGCTGCCTCGCGGTTCCATCCCACGCTCCCTTGAGATCATCCTGAGGGCAGAGGCTGTGGAGACGGCTCAGGCTGGAGACCGCTGTGACTTCACTGGGACCCTCATTGTCGTGCCAGATGTGTCTCAGCTCAGCACTCCag GTGTGCGAGCAGAGACCAGTACCCGTGTAGCAGGAGGTCCTCAGGGCTTTGACTCTGAGGGTTTGAGGGGACTGAAAGCTCTAGGAGTCAGAGAGCTGTCATACAGACTGGCCTTCCTGGCCTGCAACGTGGCCCCCACCAACCCACGA TTTGGTGGTAAGGAGCTACGGGAGGAGGAGCAGACCGCTGAAAGCATCAAGAGCCAGATGACGGAGAAGGAGTGGGAGAAAGTGTTTGAGATGAGCCAGGACAAGAACCTGTATCACAACCTGTGCACCAGCCTCTTCCCCACCATCCACG GTAATGATGAGGTGAAGCGCGGCATCCTGCTGATGCTCTTCGGAGGCGTTCCCAAGACGACCATGGAGGGGACCTCGCTGAGAGGAGACATTAACGTGTGCATCGTGGGAGACCCGAGTACTGCAAAGAGCCAGTTCCTCAA gcatgtggaggagttcagtCCCAGAGCGGTGTACACCAGCGGTAAGGCCAGCAGTGCTGCAGGTCTGACAGCAGCCGTGGTCCGAGACGAGGAGTCCCATGAGTTTGTCATCGAGGCTGGAGCTCTGATGCTTGCTGACAAT GGTGTTTGCTGCATTGACGAGTTTGATAAGATGGACATCAAGGATCAGGTGGCCATCCACGAAGCCATGGAGCAGCAGACCATCAGCATCACCAAAGCTGGAGTCAAG GCTACCCTGAACGCTCGCACATCCATCCTGGCTGCTGCCAACCCCGTCAGTGGACGCTACGACCGCAGCAAGAGTCTGAAGCAGAACGTCAACCTGACCGCCCCCATCATGAGCCGCTTTGACCTCTTCTTCATCCTGGTGGATGAGTGCAATGAG GTGACAGACTACGCCATCGCCAGGCGCATCGTGGATCTGCACTCCCGTGTGGAGGAGTCAGTGGACAGACTGTACTCTCTGGATGAGATCCGCAGATACCTGCTCTTCGCCAGGCAGTTCAAACCCAAG ATCTCCAGCGAATCAGAAGAGTTCATCGTCGAACAGTACAAGCGTCTCCGCCAGCGTGACGGCTCAGGGGGTGTGTCCAAGTCTGCCTGGAGGATCACTGTGCGACAGCTGGAGAGCATGATCCGCCTCTCAGAGGCCATGGCACGTATGCACTGCTGCGACGAA GTTCAGCCCAAACACGTGAAGGAAGCGTTCCGTCTTTTGAACAAATCTATCATCAGAGTCGAGACGCCGGACGTCAACCTGGAGCCAGAGGAAgaactggaggaggaggaggagcagcagcaagaaGAAG GTAACAACATCCCAAATGGAGTCAACGGTCATGTGGATGGTGTTGACGGCCTTGCTAATGGAATTAATGGTCATGTCGATGGTGTGAATGGCCACGCTGAGCCCAGCGGCCAGCCCAAACCCTCTCTTCGCCTGTCTTTCGCTGAGTACAAACGCATCTCCAACCTGCTGGTCCTACATCTGCGCAGAGCAGAGGACG ctgaggaggaggaggacctgAAGAAAAGTTCCGTGGTGAACTGGTATCTGAAGGAGATCGAGTCAGAGATCGACTCTGAGGAGGAGCTCATCAATAAGAAGGGTCTGATAGAAAAGGTCATCCACAGGCTGGTGCACTAT GATCACATCCTCATCCAGCTGTCTCAGGCTGGGCTGAAGGGTTCAGAGTCTGCAagcacagaagaagaagctgttCTGGTTGTAAACCCCAACTACATCCTGGAAGACTGA
- the LOC115795992 gene encoding uncharacterized protein LOC115795992 isoform X1, producing the protein MLKLGIVIPAFPAAESQLDADCWSSYTQSLSFKVQYYRSFECCVKWKGSMSPQRSNSRPKASKKNTQKSPTPKEEFVQRWLRGQSQRLRKAKTGDGIGCTGRGKKCDIFDLINNAQDEECVGGEDGGKAVEITDQGLDDSEEYCVSVCNSTESGPSLYLANTRKPRPSQNLCSACRKLYQKAKKIKTPVINKVLDNDPKSLTCDQWVLTKKWTPQRLPNARGKLLSHVTKLKNACAKQSELCVGGSSTCSRPHTFLHRNLRRCIKVKKERKRKRNRRKRPRDDSQGSRVAKQQRLHGNTPIRINCVDVEPNSHQEGSSQGNTDVTVEAMTSSVTWKTTKPNSASSQRASKKMGGFRKLLAELRSKSSIIRETR; encoded by the exons ATGTTGAAGTTGGGTATAGTTATACCAGCGTTTCCAGCCGCAGAGAGCCA GCTCGATGCAGATTGCTGGAGTTCCTACACTCAGTCATTGTCTTTCAAAGTACAATATTACAG GTCATTTGAGTGCTGTGTGAAGTGGAAAGGATCCATGAGTCCCCAGCGTTCCAACAGTCGGCCAAAGGCCTCCAAGAAGAACACCCAGAAAAGTCCCACGCCAAAAGAAGAATTTGTCCAGCGTTGGCTGAGAGGTCAGAGCCAGAGGCTGAGAAAGGCCAAAACTGGTGACGGCATCGGTTGCACAGGTCGAGGGAAGAAGTGTGACATCTTCGACTTAATCAACAACGCTCAGGATGAGGAGTGTGTTGGTGGAGAGGATGGGGGAAAGGCTGTAGAGATAACTGATCAAGGACTGGATGATTCGGAGGAGTACTGTGTCTCTGTTTGCAACAGCACAGAATCTGGCCCCTCTCTTTATCTCGCCAATACCAGAAAACCGAGGCCTTCGCAGAACCTGTGCTCAGCCTGTCGGAAGCTCTATCAGAAGGCAAAGAAGATAAAAACACCAGTCATAAACAAAGTGCTGGACAATG ATCCCAAGTCTCTGACATGTGACCAGTGGGTGCTGACCAAAAAGTGGACACCTCAAAGGCTGCCTAATGCAAGAGG GAAGCTTTTGAGCCATGTAACAAAGCTGAAGAATGCCTGTGCGAAACAAAGTGAGCTATGTGTGGGAGGATCCTCCACCTGTTCAAGGCCACACACTTTCCTCCATAG GAACCTCAGACGGTGCATTAAAGTgaaaaaggagaggaagaggaagaggaacaggaggaagagACCAAGAGACGATTCCCAGGGTTCCCGTGTCGCTAAGCAGCAGCGTCTCCATGGCAACACTCCCATCAGGATCAACTGCGTGGATGTTGAGCCAAACAGCCACCAAGAAGGCAGCAGCCAAGGGAACACGGATGTGACTGTTGAGGCGATGACCTCCTCTGTGACATGGAAAACTACTAAACCAAACAGTGCGTCCAGTCAGAGGGCATCAAAGAAGATGGGTGGATTCAGAAAGTTGCTGGCTGAGCTGCGGAGCAAGAGCAGCATCATCAGAGAAACGCGTTAG
- the tmbim1a gene encoding transmembrane BAX inhibitor motif containing 1a has protein sequence MSHYPPGYDDSRGPLYGPQGGNYPPPPAYGFPSYGGPQPGHPSAPYPSGPNAPLYPGQPAGYPPGPYPGQPHPAGPPGSGYPNPPPMPPVIPPTIPSDVLSSGDEFAASGSGWDSLSIRHTFIRKVYLILACQLLVTTAIVAIFTFVQPVRSFVKQNPAVYWASYAVYFITHIVLVCCKGPRRKFPWNMILLILFTLALSYMTGTISSYYDTKAVFLALGITAVVCIAVTVFCFQTKVDFTKCQGLFCVLGIVMFVTGIITAIVLSFKYMLWLHMLYAAIGAIAFTLFLAYHTQLLIGNRKHSISPEEYVFAALSIYVDIIQIFLFLLQIIGASTK, from the exons ATGTCACACTACCCTCCAGGGTACGATGACTCCCGTGGCCCGCTGTACGGACCTCAGGGTGGGAACTACCCACCACCCCCTGCGTATGGATTCCCCTCTTATGGTGGTCCCCAGCCAGGCCATCCCTCTGCTCCGTACCCCTCTGGCCCAAATGCCCCTCTGTACCCAGGCCAGCCAGCAGGCTACCCTCCAGGCCCTTATCCAGGGCAGCCCCACCCCGCTGGACCTCCTGGATCTGGCTACCCCAACCCTCCTCCCATGCCCCCTGTCATTCCACCTACAATACCATCAGATGTCCTGAGCTCAG GTGATGAGTTTGCGGCAAGTGGCAGCGgttgggacagtttgagcatTCGGCATACCTTCATCAGAAAG gtgtatTTGATCCTGGCCTGTCAGCTCCTGGTCACCACAGCCATTGTGGCCATATTCACATTTGT CCAACCTGTCAGATCGTTTGTAAAGCAAAACCCAGCTGTGTACTGGGCGTCATA TGCTGTGTATTTCATCACCCACATTGTGCTGGTATGCTGCAAGGGCCCCCG GAGGAAGTTCCCATGGAACATGATTCTGCTCATCCTCTTT ACTCTGGCTTTGTCCTATATGACTGGAACCATATCCAg CTACTATGACACAAAGGCAGTGTTTCTTGCATTGGGAATCACAGCTGTCGTCTGCATCGCCGTCACGGTCTTCTGCTTCCAGACAAAG gtcgACTTCACCAAGTGCCAGGGCCTCTTCTGTGTCCTCGGCATCGTCATGTTCGTGACTGGCATCATTACAGCCATCGTGTTGTCCTTCAAATAT ATGTTGTGGCTTCACATGCTTTATGCAGCTATAGGAGCCATAGCTTTCACTCTC TTCCTGGCATATCACACTCAGCTATTGATTGGAAACAGAAAGCACTCCATTAGTCCAGAGGAGTATGTGTTCGCCGCGCTCTCCATCTACGTCGATATCATCCAgatcttcctcttcctgctgcAAATAATCGGTGCTTCCACTAAATGA
- the LOC115796030 gene encoding C-X-C chemokine receptor type 4-like, which translates to MSYYEHIVVEYDYNDTGSGSGSGSGDFGEDLEEPCGVEHVMTAEFQQVFLPVVYALIFILGITGNGLVVLVLGCQRRSKCSLTDWYRLHLSAADLLFVLALPFWAVDAALADWRFGAATCIGVHVIYTVNLYGSVLILAFISLDRYLAVVRATDTNTSGLRQLLAHKLVYVGAWLPAGLLAVPDFIFARTQEGGEGSTLCQRFYPEDNAPLWVAVFHLQLVLVGLVIPGLVLLVCYCVIVTRLTRGPLGGQRQKRRAVRTTIALVLCFFVCWLPYGAGISVDALLRLDVLPRSCRLEAALGVWLAVAEPMAFAHCCLNPLLYAFLGAGFKNSARRALTLSRASSLKVLPRRRPGTSTTTESESSSLHSS; encoded by the exons ATGTCCTACTATGAG CACATCGTCGTGGAATATGACTACAATGACACAGGCTCTGGATCTGGGTCTGGGTCTGGGGACTTTGGGGAGGATCTGGAGGAGCCCTGTGGTGTGGAGCATGTGATGACTGCTGAGTTTCAGCAAGTGTTCTTGCCTGTTGTTTATGCCCTTATCTTCATTCTGGGCATCACTGGAAACGGCTTGGTTGTCCTAGTACTGGGCTGCCAACGCAG GTCGAAATGCAGCCTCACAGACTGGTACCGCCTGCATCTCTCTGCTGCTGATCTCCTCTTTGTTCTGGCTCTGCCATTCTGGGCGGTGGATGCAGCTTTGGCTGACTGGCGTTTCGGAGCAGCCACCTGCATTGGAGTGCATGTGATCTACACGGTCAACCTGTATGGCAGCGTGCTCATCCTGGCATTCATCAGCTTGGACCGGTACCTCGCAGTGGTCCGAGCCACAGACACCAACACCAGTGGGCTGAGGCAGCTGCTGGCTCACAAGCTGGTGTATGTAG GTGCCTGGTTGCCTGCTGGCCTGCTGGCAGTGCCAGACTTTATATTTGCCCGCACTCAGGAAGGAGGAGAGGGGTCCACTCTGTGCCAGAGATTCTACCCAGAAGACAATGCTCCTCTCTGGGTTGCAGTCTTCCACCTCCAGCTCGTACTGGTGGGTCTGGTGATCCCCGGACTGGTGCTCCTGGTGTGTTACTGTGTCATTGTCACCAGGCTGACCCGAGGCCCACTAGGGGGCCAAAGGCAGAAGCGACGGGCGGTCAGGACTACCATCGCACTGGTGCTCTGCTTCTTTGTGTGCTGGCTCCCTTATGGAGCGGGCATTTCTGTGGACGCTCTGCTGCGCTTGGATGTCCTGCCACGCAGCTGCAGGCTGGAAGCTGCTTTAGGCGTGTGGCTGGCAGTGGCTGAGCCTATGGCATTCGCTCACTGCTGCCTGAACCCACTGCTGTATGCCTTCCTGGGGGCCGGGTTCAAGAATTCAGCCCGCAGAGCCCTCACTCTGAGCCGGGCCTCAAGTTTGAAGGTTTTACCACGAAGACGCCCTGGGACCTCAACAACCACAGAGTCCGAGTCTTCCAGTTTACATTCCAGCTAG